Within bacterium, the genomic segment GATTGCGCACCTCCGTCGGAAGATTGCGGGTCTGTGCCGCCTTCAGGTCTGACATCCGAAGATCCCAGATGCGCGAACGCGCCCACAGCTTGCGGATGAAGGAGAAGTCTTCGCCCGCGGATTGCTCTGTGGCCGTGATTTCTCGGCGGTAGGCTCCGTTGGCAGTCTGGCCGACCAACGTCACAACCGCATCCCGGGCGTCGCCATCGAGTCGCCCATGCAGCATGATCGGGGTTTCTGTGAAGATGTCGGGAATGGTCGCCGGCGTCACATCTCGCACGGGCAGATCTCCCCAATCGACGTCGATGTCCGTCAGCACGGGCGAGTGAATCCGCATCAGGAAACGGTCCGCAGCCTTCTGCGTGTCGCCATCAAGCGGTACGTAGGCCACGTCGCCGCGACCGATCCGCGCCATCTGGTCGAGCAGAAAGCGGTTCACGCCGTCGCCGATTCCAAAGCTGAACACCCGCGACGTATCGACGTGCTCGCGAATCGCGGAAAGGAGTTCGTACTCATACCCGATGTAGCCATCGGTCATGAAGCACACGATACGCAGTCGATTAGGGTCGTGCTTTCCGCCAAGTGCAGCCTGCACGGCCGGCATCATCTCCGTTCCGCCATGGCTTTGCAGGCTATCGAGGAACTTGCGCGCGGCGCGCATGTTGTCCGCAGTGCTGGGGACCGGTGCCTCGAACGCGGCCTGTGTTTCCGAGGCAAACGCCAAGAGGTTGAACGTGTCGTCCGGTCCGAGCGTCGCGATGCACTTCCTCATCGCAGCCTTTGCAACATTCAGCGGCCGACCCAGCATGGAGCCACTCGAATCGATGACGAAAATCACTTCGCGCGGAAGGACAGCCTCTGGCGCAACGCGCGTAGGAGGTTGCACCAGAAGGCTGAAGTAAGTCCCCGTCTCGTCCGTGTAGGTGAAGAAGCCCTCCTGGATGCTTGGCCCGCCGGTCCGATAGCGCAGAATGAAATCGCGGTTCGGGATTTCATCTCGCCGGGCCAGGGAAACTCGAACGCTGTTGCGATCGCTGTACACCACATCGATGGCGTGCAGATCGCTCTCGATGTTCGTCACGGGTGCAGCACTCAGAATATCGACCGAAAGGGAAATCGTGTGGCCTGCACGCACCGACGGCGGCAACGTCGGGGGAACGATTTCACCGGCATCGATCACACGCGACGTATCGACAACGCCGTTTTCGTTCGGCACGTAACGTGGCCCGGCAACCATTGGGAACGTCCATTCGTACGTGCCTTCAACGAGCTTGACGGATTCGAGGAAGCTGATCTCAATCACGATCTCTTCGCCAGGGGCGATGTTCGCGATGCGTTGTGTGAAGCAGTTCGGGCGCTCCTGATTCAACAGACTCGCTGTGCGGCCTTCACTCTTTGCGACCTGGTAGATTCGCTGCGATTCCTGGCGTTCGTGGATCTCGCCGACGATGCGACGGTCGCCGACGATCATCGTCATGTCATCGACGGCGCATTCCGCCGGCAGGGGGAAGATGTACTTGGCTTCGACGGGACGATCGAACGTGTTGGCGAACGTCTGGCGCACGGTTGTGCGAACGACCTGGCCGAGGATCGTCGCGTGAACTTCGGTCTTCTTCAGCGGACATGACCCCAGATGCACGGTGTTGTTCTCCATATCGAAGACCAACATTTCACCGCCGATTTCTGGAGCCGGAGACCCCTCCTGGGCCGGGACGGTAGACAGGGCGAAACAGAAGGAGCAGAACATGAGGAAAAGGGACAGACGGACAGAACGGAACATTCGGAGAGGCCTCCAGCATGGGATTCGCAGGCACGAGAACCCGTAGGCCACCAGGCAAAAGGGAAGCGTCTCTCGCACAGCGTTCGCGCGAGTTATTCACAGCTTTTTGCGGCGTTTCTGAAGAAGCGAAGATGCCCTACGTTGTTTCTGCCAGCTTGTTCCTCCTTCCGCCTCCAATGCGAACACCGTCAAGACCAAAAGGAAGCGCTAAGCCCCGAAAACGGAGCCGTTTGTGCCCTCTTTCAGCTTGAGGAGTTCAACTGGTCAAACCGCTGATCTGTTGGCGAATGCTCGGGTCCTTGATCTGCTTGTCCCGCGCAAGGAGGAGCACCTTCGCGACCAATTCGGCGCACTTCGGATCGTCATCCACAAACGGAAGGAACAGCCGCCCCCGGTGCGCGGCATGTACCGGGATGATGCAGAGATGCCCGCCCGGCATGACGGCCGCCTCGGCGCTTCCGAGGTGTACGTTGTATTCCGCCAACTCGCCCCGGATGATGACGTGACGCTCGACGATTCGCACGTTATCAAGTTTCAGGACAGCGGCCGTTTCTCGCACGATCGCCGCACGAACCTCGATGCTGGACTCGCTGCTCTCCGGATCGACGCCACTCCGATGAGCGACGCTGACCACAAGGTCGAGATCCCGCATCGTTTCGCTGAACACGCGCGGGGGCACTTCGGTCAATGGCTTGGGCCACCAGGAGTCGCGCGGATAGAAACGCAGTCCCTCCAGAGTCAGGCCTTCGACATCGGCCGGCGTGTAGAAGTATTCCTCGAACTGCAGAAGCGCATTGAGCCTTTCCTTGAACCAGGTTCGGCGGCTTCCTTCCTCCTGCGCCAGCACCCAGCCACGGCTGCCGAGCAGCGCGATCGCCTGGCGAGGATGCACCTGGTGGCCCGCATAGCGCGTCGAGACCGTGCAATCCTCTTCCTGTTCTTGCTTCGTCGGCACGTACAGCTCGCGGAAGACTTGCTTGAAGGGCTGGGTGATTTCGCGAACGAAGCAATCACGCTGCCAGGCAGACCACTCGCCCGAAGCCAGGAAGTCGCACGGGTGCGCGATGCGAAGCAGATCCGTTGCGCCGATCTTCTCCTCATCGCCTGCCGCATCGCACAAAGTCTTCCCCCCTGCTGTCAGCCACCCCATCCGGCCATCCTCGTTCAAGAACACAACAGACGTCAGCATCGGAGCAAGCAGCGGGTGATCGGAGAGCAATTGAAGCTCACTGCCGACGAATTCGTCGGCGCGGATCATTGCGTCTTCCAACGAGCGGCGCACGCGAGAGACTTGTTTCTTCAGATCGCCCTTGCGCTGGCACAGATCGACGATTTCCGGGTCCTTTTTGATGCTTGCTGGAATCGACTTCTGCGGCTTACCATTCTTCTCGACGAGCAACTCCGCCTCGCCGAGTTCATCGATGCGCAAGGTCACCGAGGCGTTCCCGCGTGCGATCGTCTTGCTACCCTCGCGCAGATCGCTCATCGCCTCGATTTCCATGCTCCAGCGAAGTCGCAGTGGATCTGCATAGCCGGCGGTTCTCGCCAGGTTGTCCAGGGCGATCTCGGCCGCTCGTCCTTCGCTGGCGCGTCGCTGCGCACCGAACTTGCGGCCCGTGCGAATGAACTCCTGAATGAACTCGTAGCGCCTTAGTACATCGGCCTGTGCGGCCTTCTTGCTTCGCGGCAACGGAACCAGTCCGATCGCACGGAGGCGATCTTGGTTTCGCTTGCTAACAACGTGTGCGATCAAGTCATCGACCTTCAACTCGCCCCGAAGGGCATCGCCAAAGATTCTCGCGCGCGAGTGCCCGATATTTGAGCACGTGTACTTCGCGGCCTTGTGCAACTTGTCCCAGCGCTTCTTGCCGAGCGCCTTGTAACACGCGGCAAACCACGATACATCGACCGCCCCATCTTGCAGATCCGCATTGGAAAGCGGCGTGCGACCGGCGACTTCCTGGCCCACGCGTTCCCTCAAGCCATGCGGCAATTCGTAGCGACCGTCCTTCGTGTGGGCGTAGAACCACCAGACGGCATCCTCCATGGCCTTCCAATTCAGAGCTAATCCAACGTGCCTCGCCCATTGCGGCGCAAACATGGCGAGCTCAATCAGGCGTGATTCGGGAATCTTGGCCGCGTTCAGTTTCGCAACAATCTTCTTTGGAGCCTCTGCTTCTTCCTTTGTGGGATGAATCGCGCGAACAAGACGGCTGAATGATTTTGCCTGGATCTTGCCATCGCCCCAATAATCACCTGAACGCTCGAAGTTCGTCTTCCCGAGCACTCCCAGAACGCCGATCAGCCTTTCCACGCCCTCAATATACGAGAGACTATAGACGAGTCTCGAAACGGGCGTCTCCTTCTCGCCACGACCGAGTTCAATCTCCAGCACTCGATCCAGGACCTTCTCAACGACCGGGCGAATCTGTGCTTCGTGCTCTCTGGCGTAGTCCGGGTACTTCCGCACGGTGAATGCGCTCAGATTGTGCCCTTCATCGCCTCCGCCCCGACGGACTCTTGACTGTTTGCAAAAGATCAGTTGGCTGATCAGGTTTTCTTCGGGTGCGTTCCCGCGACAGAATTCATACAACATGATCGGAAGGGGGGGGAAGTACACTTCGCGCTTTGCCTGTCGAAGAACTGAGTCGAACCACAGAAGTGCATTCCAGATTCTCAGTTGTACTGGACGATCCAGTTGCTGGTACGGCTCATCGTAGGGTCCGATCATTCGGTAGATATAGTGATTTCCAGGCAAATACGATCCCCAGGATCTGCGGCCTCCCCAGGATGTGCTGGCATCCAGCTCGGCAACATCAAAGTGGGCTTTCTCGCAGCGCGCGACGACTTGAAGCCCAGCATCGATGATGAACTGAGCAGCTTTCTTGGGGCGACTGATTCGCAGAAGCCACTCCAGTACGCAGGGAATCACCCCATTATCGTACCTGAGGGACAGATTATGCATTGGCCCCAGGAGTTCTCTCGCGAGTGCCTTTCTTGCCATTATCGCATCATTTGCATCTTCGGGAAGATCTCGCGAAGTCTCGATGCCAAGGGCAAGACTTGCGCGCAAGAGCTCTAGCCCATCGCTATCACGCAATTCCTCTCCGCGCTCCAGGAACCAGGTTTCCCATACATCCCGCATTTGGAAGTCATCTATCTGCTCCTCAATCGGCACATCGTGATCAGGATATGGAAAGAAGCACTGTCGATCTCCGAGGAGCTTCTCTCCAGCATATCGGCATTTGATGGGCGTGTCCCGGTGCTCGTGGACGAGCGCATCGAGAGACTTCACGCACGCAACCGCCGCTGGGGTCACGAAATCGAAGGGATTCTTCTCCGGGCGGGTCGGCTTGGCGAGATTGCGGGGATCGATCAGGCCGAAGCAGGTTTCGATCGCTTCCTCTGAATCCAAAGGCACTTCCTCGGAGATAATCGCTTCGAGTTGTTTGTCTTCCGCCTCCGTTCTTTTTGTGCGTCGCTGCTTGTACTCCTCGGCGATCCGTTTGCATTCGGGGATTGAGCGATGCTCATCGGAAAGGCGTCGCAGGATTTCCAGCCCAGCCATTCGTTGATGCGCGTTCTTGCCTTCTGTCAGGCGCTTTGCCGAACGCAGCACTTGTTCGTCGGATTGTTGGAGAAGAAGATTGAAGATAAGTTTGCGGCGGTTGGCCGACTTGCGTCGAAGTGGCACCTCAAGCTGAAGCCACTCTTCCTCGGTCAGAGGCGAATCCAAGTTGCTCAGGATCTGATAAACATCTTCTACCCAGTAGTCGGAACCGCCCACAGCGAAACGCAGAAGGACGTTCCGATAGCCTTTGGGTTTCTGTTCTTGCTCTGACCACTTCTTGATGAGGTCCACGGCAGCAAAGGGAGACATCGCTTCGAGATACTTGCAGGCCGTGTCGAGATCGGTCTCATGGACATTGACAAGACCATAGGCGATATTCTCTCGCTCAATTCGCAGCTTCAAGAATGGAAACAGAATCGGCTCGCAATCCATTGCCTTCGGCCACCGATCGAATTGCGCCCGGACGCGAGCGGTGCGTTCCTGTTGTAGTTCTTCAACTCTGCAGGATGTGATCGCAATGTACGCGACGCGCAGATCCGGATCGTCAAATGACTTCAGAAGCCGACGCGCCGATTCGATCATCCCGCAGTTTGCAAGGATCACGACAGCCGCAAATCGGTGAGCGACATTCTCATGTTCGATCAATGCCTCCGCCGCATCGATCGCGAGTCCCATATCGTCAAAAGCCAGCGCCGACAGCGCGAAGTAGACCTCCTGCGCGTTTTCCGACTTCAATGATTCCTGCAGAGCATCCGGATCGTCCAGACATCGCAGCAACGTCTCCATCGCTTCGAGAAGCGGCCGCGTGGCAGATGAATCCCACGAGAGGCCCAGCCACACGTTCACGGCGCGCGCCACGGAACTGAAGCGCACCATGTTCTTCTCGATCAAGAGGCGCAACATCCGACGAAATGCCTGCGGATGACTGAGATCGACTTGCTCGAGAATCGTCTGTCGCAGTCCTTCCTGGCGCTGCGCCGCGAGCAGCATCTTCTCGACGACGTCCCATGCCTCGGGACAATTGCAGGACATGAGAGCCGCATACGCCTGATGGGAAGGCTCGGCAATCGGGTGCTCGCCTCGAACGCTCTGTGCTAGAATCTCGAGCACCTGGCGGCCCGTATCATCTCCTTCATCGATGGCCGATGCCAATGGCATCCAAGCATAGCCATAGTAGCCCAGAAGCCCGGTGACGCCGCTGATGTGCTCGG encodes:
- a CDS encoding VIT and VWA domain-containing protein codes for the protein MFRSVRLSLFLMFCSFCFALSTVPAQEGSPAPEIGGEMLVFDMENNTVHLGSCPLKKTEVHATILGQVVRTTVRQTFANTFDRPVEAKYIFPLPAECAVDDMTMIVGDRRIVGEIHERQESQRIYQVAKSEGRTASLLNQERPNCFTQRIANIAPGEEIVIEISFLESVKLVEGTYEWTFPMVAGPRYVPNENGVVDTSRVIDAGEIVPPTLPPSVRAGHTISLSVDILSAAPVTNIESDLHAIDVVYSDRNSVRVSLARRDEIPNRDFILRYRTGGPSIQEGFFTYTDETGTYFSLLVQPPTRVAPEAVLPREVIFVIDSSGSMLGRPLNVAKAAMRKCIATLGPDDTFNLLAFASETQAAFEAPVPSTADNMRAARKFLDSLQSHGGTEMMPAVQAALGGKHDPNRLRIVCFMTDGYIGYEYELLSAIREHVDTSRVFSFGIGDGVNRFLLDQMARIGRGDVAYVPLDGDTQKAADRFLMRIHSPVLTDIDVDWGDLPVRDVTPATIPDIFTETPIMLHGRLDGDARDAVVTLVGQTANGAYRREITATEQSAGEDFSFIRKLWARSRIWDLRMSDLKAAQTRNLPTEVRNQIIKLSTTHRVLTEETAFVAVEKRVKVDPTTAMEIVVPVEMPQGLAATATNDWALLGAGLLLLLGGLSVLFMRRERRAVA
- a CDS encoding DUF4132 domain-containing protein — encoded protein: MESESRMQQEVKEVAEFNCDRETEQILAASKGPHRQIVHGLFESMYFDAQNYNQRRQMLTDAIVELYRLPRKQFDEIIHDLFPHIGAYILASLDDMVDPLDQSSEIQPRPYRLGAHGLKYLTKTERLARSILKLQQMLPDLLPYRSQDIVWFAEHISGVTGLLGYYGYAWMPLASAIDEGDDTGRQVLEILAQSVRGEHPIAEPSHQAYAALMSCNCPEAWDVVEKMLLAAQRQEGLRQTILEQVDLSHPQAFRRMLRLLIEKNMVRFSSVARAVNVWLGLSWDSSATRPLLEAMETLLRCLDDPDALQESLKSENAQEVYFALSALAFDDMGLAIDAAEALIEHENVAHRFAAVVILANCGMIESARRLLKSFDDPDLRVAYIAITSCRVEELQQERTARVRAQFDRWPKAMDCEPILFPFLKLRIERENIAYGLVNVHETDLDTACKYLEAMSPFAAVDLIKKWSEQEQKPKGYRNVLLRFAVGGSDYWVEDVYQILSNLDSPLTEEEWLQLEVPLRRKSANRRKLIFNLLLQQSDEQVLRSAKRLTEGKNAHQRMAGLEILRRLSDEHRSIPECKRIAEEYKQRRTKRTEAEDKQLEAIISEEVPLDSEEAIETCFGLIDPRNLAKPTRPEKNPFDFVTPAAVACVKSLDALVHEHRDTPIKCRYAGEKLLGDRQCFFPYPDHDVPIEEQIDDFQMRDVWETWFLERGEELRDSDGLELLRASLALGIETSRDLPEDANDAIMARKALARELLGPMHNLSLRYDNGVIPCVLEWLLRISRPKKAAQFIIDAGLQVVARCEKAHFDVAELDASTSWGGRRSWGSYLPGNHYIYRMIGPYDEPYQQLDRPVQLRIWNALLWFDSVLRQAKREVYFPPLPIMLYEFCRGNAPEENLISQLIFCKQSRVRRGGGDEGHNLSAFTVRKYPDYAREHEAQIRPVVEKVLDRVLEIELGRGEKETPVSRLVYSLSYIEGVERLIGVLGVLGKTNFERSGDYWGDGKIQAKSFSRLVRAIHPTKEEAEAPKKIVAKLNAAKIPESRLIELAMFAPQWARHVGLALNWKAMEDAVWWFYAHTKDGRYELPHGLRERVGQEVAGRTPLSNADLQDGAVDVSWFAACYKALGKKRWDKLHKAAKYTCSNIGHSRARIFGDALRGELKVDDLIAHVVSKRNQDRLRAIGLVPLPRSKKAAQADVLRRYEFIQEFIRTGRKFGAQRRASEGRAAEIALDNLARTAGYADPLRLRWSMEIEAMSDLREGSKTIARGNASVTLRIDELGEAELLVEKNGKPQKSIPASIKKDPEIVDLCQRKGDLKKQVSRVRRSLEDAMIRADEFVGSELQLLSDHPLLAPMLTSVVFLNEDGRMGWLTAGGKTLCDAAGDEEKIGATDLLRIAHPCDFLASGEWSAWQRDCFVREITQPFKQVFRELYVPTKQEQEEDCTVSTRYAGHQVHPRQAIALLGSRGWVLAQEEGSRRTWFKERLNALLQFEEYFYTPADVEGLTLEGLRFYPRDSWWPKPLTEVPPRVFSETMRDLDLVVSVAHRSGVDPESSESSIEVRAAIVRETAAVLKLDNVRIVERHVIIRGELAEYNVHLGSAEAAVMPGGHLCIIPVHAAHRGRLFLPFVDDDPKCAELVAKVLLLARDKQIKDPSIRQQISGLTS